ATCGCCTCGACGCAGAACCAGCAGGTGCGCCACCTCACGCTCGAAGATCGCGGCGAGGGTCAGCGCGAACTGCGCGTCAGCTACATCAGCGGAGTCCCGGTCTGGAAATCCACCTACCGCATCGTCTTTCCCCGCGACTCCACCAGCAACGCCATCCTGCAAGGCTGGGCCGTAGTCGATAACACCATCGGCTCCGACTGGGACAACGTCCAACTCTCGCTCGTCGCCGGAGCACCGCAAAGCTTCATCCAGCCTCTAAGCCAACCCCTGTACCTCCGTCGCCCGGAAATCGCCATCTCCACCACCGCCATGACCACCCCACAAACCCACGAAGCCGCTGAGATGAACCAGATGCAGGTCGTCCCCAATATGGTCAAGATGGGGATGGATGCAGCCCCGCCAGCCTCAGTCGGCGTAGCAGGCATGCAAGGGATTGGCTCCGGCTCAGCGGGAGGCGTCATTGGCTCCTTGTTCAGCAACGCACCCCCCGTCACCGTCAGCTCAGGCTACGGTGGCAACTCTGGAGGCGGCATGCGCCGGATTGGAAGCGGCGTATATGACGTAACCAGCGCCCTGACGCAAGGCGACGTCAACACCAACACCTTCGACGACTTCTTCCAGTACAACCTCGCCCAACCCGTAACCATCCACAAAAACGAGTCCGCGATGGTCCCCATCCTCCAGGAAAACCTTCCCGCCGAGCGCGTCACCCTATGGAGCCAATCCGAACGAACCCCATTCCGCGCCATCTGGCTAGAAAACACCTCCAAACTCACCTTCGACCGCGGCAGCTTCTCCATCTTCGAGAGCGGCGTCTTCGCCGGCCAAGGCCTCCTCGACCCCATCCACCCCGGCGAAAAGCGCCTGCTTTCCTACGCCGCCGATCAGCCCATCCGCGTCAAGCAGCATCCCGAAGAAGGCAAACGCGAAATTCGCAGCGTCAGCATCACCACGCGCGGCCTCGTCAAGAAGACTTACGCCGCCGAGAGCCGGATGACCTATGACGCCATCAACTCTGCAGAAGACCCACGCGTCGTCGTCATCGAAGTACAACGCCGCCCCAACCGCAACCTCTCGCCCGAATGCAAAGCCGCCGAGACAGCTCCCAGCCTCTACAGGTTCCGCCTGCCCGTCGCATCGCATCAGACCGCGTCGCTCCTCTTCGCCGACGAAGGCCCTGAGTACGAATACTGGCAAATCAACGAAGACATCGACCAGGTCGTCCCGCTCCAACGTCTCTCCGAAGAAGTCCCGGCTTTGCAGGACAAACTGAAGCCGCTCTATTCCGCCCAGCAATCCATCATCGAAATGAAGGCCAGACTCCACGAACTGGAGCAAAAGAGCACCTCGCTCACCAGCGACGAAACCCGCGCCCGCGAAAATCTCACCGCACTCAAAGGCAACGACGCCGCCAAGCGCTTCGTGGAGGAACTGAATCAAGCCGAAGACAACCTGCAATCCACCCAAAAAGAAATCGCCGCCCTCACAGAAAAAGAAAAAGCCGCAGTAGAATCCCTCCGCCAGACTCTTCTCACCGTAGACATAGCGTGGAACTCCCCGGCCGCAACCCCAGCAGCCCAATAAACCTGAAGCTACTCGATAACTCCACAATCCAAGACGCGAATCCGTGACATAGCGCCAGCGCTATCTCCCGGATTCGCGCCAGAATCCTAGGCACAAACAGCCATATATTACGCAAATAGAACTCAAGGAAAACAAACCACATACAACCCTTCCAGCTTGACTTATTTCGCCCCTCAACAACCTCTCAAATTGTTCCACGTGGAACATCGCATTGTTCCGCACCAGCAACGCCACTCTTCCACACGTCTCAAATTGCCCAATATTTCCAATTTCGTGCCATAGACTAGAGGCACGGAGGCGGCAACGATGAAAAAAATAGGCGTTCTGTTTGGAATGGAAAACAGCTTTCCCGGTGCATTGGTAGAGCGAATCAACTCCCTGCACGTCGACGGCATCACAGCCGAGTTTGTCGAGACCAGCGCCGTCCATCTCGACAAAGCCCCACCCTATTCCGTGATCGTCGACCGCATCTCGCACGACATTCCTTTCTATCGTGCCTATCTCAAGCACGCCGCCCTCAACGGAACGGTGATCATCAACAATCCCTTCTGGTGGTCCGCCGACGACAAGTTCTTCAACTATTCGCTCGCCGATAAGATGGGTGTCGCAATTCCTCCAACCGTAATCCTGCCACACAAGAAACACCCCGAGGGCACGACGGATCGGTCGATGCGCAACCTCGAATACCCGCTCAACTGGGATGCTGTTTTCAACTACGTCGGCGAACACGGCTTCATGAAACCAGTCGATGGTGGCGGTTGGCGCGACGTCTATCACATCCACAATCGCGAAGAGTTCTTCCACGCCTACGACCAGTCGCGCGACCTCTGCATGCTGTATCAAAAGGCCGTCGATTTCAAAGAGTATTTCCGCTGTTACGTCGTCGGCCAGAAGAAGGTCCACATCATGCCTTACGACCCGCGTAATCCGCACCACGAACGCTACATCCTGAATCCGCCAAAGTACGACAAGAAGCTGCTCAAGCGGGTTGAGCAGGATGCCTTGAAACTCTGCCAGGCCCTCGGCTATGACCTGAACACCGTCGAGTTCGCCGTCGAAAACGGCATTCCCTACGCCATCGACTTCATGAATCCTGCACCCGATGCCGACCTGCACTCAGTCGGTGAAGCAAACTTCGAGTGGATCGTTTCAGAGGTTGCAGCGCTGGCTATCGCGAAGGCCCAAAAGGCTCCTCACGTTCTCGAACTGCGCTGGTCAGCTTTTCTC
This sequence is a window from Acidicapsa acidisoli. Protein-coding genes within it:
- a CDS encoding ATP-grasp domain-containing protein; protein product: MKKIGVLFGMENSFPGALVERINSLHVDGITAEFVETSAVHLDKAPPYSVIVDRISHDIPFYRAYLKHAALNGTVIINNPFWWSADDKFFNYSLADKMGVAIPPTVILPHKKHPEGTTDRSMRNLEYPLNWDAVFNYVGEHGFMKPVDGGGWRDVYHIHNREEFFHAYDQSRDLCMLYQKAVDFKEYFRCYVVGQKKVHIMPYDPRNPHHERYILNPPKYDKKLLKRVEQDALKLCQALGYDLNTVEFAVENGIPYAIDFMNPAPDADLHSVGEANFEWIVSEVAALAIAKAQKAPHVLELRWSAFLGATPAPAPKLKKKSPAKKKAKAERAEVGVG